A region from the Salvelinus fontinalis isolate EN_2023a chromosome 23, ASM2944872v1, whole genome shotgun sequence genome encodes:
- the pdk1 gene encoding pyruvate dehydrogenase (acetyl-transferring) kinase isozyme 1, mitochondrial: MRILRALMSNAASMGKHIDYYSRFSPSPLSMKQFLDFGSGENACERTSFAFLRQELPVRLANIMKEINLLPDNLLKTPSVRLVESWYMQSLKDIIEFKEKDADDEKVTYDFTDAVIKIRNRHNDVIPTMAQGVVEYKETYGTDPIVSQNVQYFLDRFYMSRISIRMLLNQHTLLFGGKVRVNPAHPKQIGSIDPHCSVTEVVRDAYENARNLCDRYYMNSPELVLEEFNVKDDGKPVTVVYVPSHLYHMVFELFKNAMRATMELYGDSMDYPPVHAQVALGSEDLTVKVSDRGGGVPLRKIERLFTYTYSTAPPPSMDGQRSPLAGYGYGLPISRLYARYFQGDLKLYSLEGYGTDAVIYIRALSTESIERLPVYNKSVWKHYKTMHEADDWCVPSKEPKDMTTFRSF, encoded by the exons ATGAGGATTCTAAGGGCCTTGATGAGTAACGCCGCCTCCATGGGAAAGCATATTGATTACTACTCCAggttctccccttctcccctctcaatGAAACAGTTCTTGGACTTCG GGTCTGGTGAAAATGCATGCGAGAGAACATCGTTTGCATTCCTCAGACAGGAGCTACCTGTGAGGTTGGCAAACATAATGAAGGAGATCAACTTGTTACCTGATAATCTGCTAAAGACTCCATCAGTCCGGTTGGTAGAAAGTTG GTACATGCAAAGTCTTAAAGACATTATTGAGTTCAAGGAGAAAGATGCTGATGATGAGAAAGTAACATATGA TTTCACTGACGCTGTTATAAAGATCCGAAACCGTCACAATGACGTCATCCCGACAATGGCCCAGGGGGTTGTGGAGTACAAGGAGACCTATGGCACAGACCCCATCGTCAGCCAGAACGTTCAGTATTTCCTGGATCGCTTCTACATGAGCAGAATATCCATCAGGATGCTGCTTAACCAGCACA CCCTGCTCTTTGGTGGGAAGGTGAGGGTAAACCCAGCGCATCCTAAACAGATTGGCAGTATTGATCCGCACTGCAGTGTTACTGAAGTAGTCAGGG ATGCGTATGAAAATGCAAGAAACCTTTGTGATCGGTATTATATGAACTCTCCTGAGTTGGTACTGGAAGAATTCAATG TGAAAGATGATGGAAAGCCAGTGACTGTAGTGTATGTGCCATCCCATCTCTACCACATGGTATTTGAACTTTTCAAG AACGCCATGAGAGCCACCATGGAGTTGTATGGCGACTCTATGGACTATCCTCCTGTACATGCCCAGGTTGCCCTGGGGAGTGAAGACCTGACAGTCAAG GTGAGTGATCGTGGAGGAGGGGTCCCTCTAAGGAAGATTGAGAGGCTGTTCACCTACACCTACTCCACTGCCCCCCCACCCAGCATGGATGGCCAACGCAGCCCTCTG GCTGGATATGGGTATGGCCTGCCCATCTCTCGATTATATGCCAGATACTTCCAAGGTGATTTGAAGCTGTACTCTCTGGAGGGTTATGGCACCGATGCTGTGATATATATCCGG GCTTTGTCTACGGAGTCCATCGAGCGGCTTCCTGTTTACAACAAGTCAGTCTGGAAGCACTACAAGACCATGCACGAGGCAGACGACTGGTGTGTTCCAAGCAAGGAGCCCAAGGACATGACAACGTTCCGTAGTTTTTAG
- the itga6a gene encoding integrin alpha-6 isoform X4: MGVTVNSQGPGGKIVTCAHRYQRRLFVDTAQESRDITGRCYVLSQDLTIDTSSDEDGGNWKFCEGRARGHERFGSCQQGLAATFTKDYHYVVFGAPGAYNWKGIVRVEQKNNTLLEKGFYDDGPYEVGDENRLDPDLVPVPANSYLGFSLDSGFSITKGRGLTIVSGAPRANHCGAVVLLRKENEASARLSPEYILEGPGLASSFGYDVAVVDLNGDGWQDIVVGAPQFFMKEGDIGGAVYVYINQAGKWAKITPIRLNGTKDSMFGLAVENIGDINQDSYQDIAVGAPYADTGAGKVYIYHGSTNGINTKPAQILEGKPNNIRLFGYSLAGNMDLDKNSYPDIAIGSLSDTVLVYRARPIISIKKDVKITPKEIDFTKKTCGNSICLTVEACFTYKANPASYSPKLTIRYAFEAEADRRKQGLISRVLFLNKSRTDQDFQSTGILDLRGQNKRACTKTKIRLQDNIRDKLSAIPIEVSVGILGTKRQKRQNALPQLVPILDNSQPSKVVTEVNFLKEGCGNDNICQSNLQLEYRFCSKEPNQEVFPPLQMQNGLPVISLSDQKDIALEVTVKNRNGDDAHEAKLVGMFPNALSFSGFRSQKTTRDKPVLCLANQNGSQTECELGNPFKTDSRVTFYIILSTAGISLNTTEIDIDLELQTTSTQENTGSVKARAKVVIEMLLSVAGVARPSQVYFGGDVKGESAIKTEEEIGSLIDYEFRIINLGKPLKSFGTASLNIQWPKENVDGKWLLYLVKISTTGLEKIPCSPETEINSLKHIQESSTSRKKREAGGKKSGGKISLLSDQRKHKILMCGNGYDSRCVVIKCPLLGLDSNAVISLRTRLWNATFIENYASLNYLDIIVKASISLDAPAKNMVLRNAETQVRVTVFPEKAVAQFGGVPWWIILVAVLAGILMLALLVFLLWKCGFFKRSKHDDSVPRYHAVRIKKEACQFKDGKAKLDSFEKKQWMTSWNENESYS, encoded by the exons ACCTGTGCTCATCGCTACCAGAGACGTTTGTTTGTGGACACTGCTCAGGAGTCCCGTGACATCACAGGCCGCTGCTACGTCCTGAGTCAGGACCTAACTATTGATACGTCCTCTGATGAAGACGGAGGGAACTGGAAGTTCTGTGAGGGACGTGCCAGAGGCCATGAGAGGTTTGGCTCATGCCAGCAGGGTCTGGCTGCCACGTTCACCAAGGACTACCATTACGTGGTGTTTGGAGCGCCTGGCGCCTACAACTGGAAAG GCATTGTACGTGTAGAGCAAAAGAACAACACTTTGTTAGAAAAGGGATTTTATGATGATGGGCCTTATGAAGTTGGAGATGAGAACCGCTTGGATCCTGACCTGGTGCCTGTGCCTGCTAACAGCTACCTAG GATTTTCCCTTGATTCTGGCTTTAGCATCACCAAGGGGCGTGGCCTAACTATTGTGTCTGGAGCACCACGAGCCAATCACTGTGGGGCTGTGGTCCTGTTGCGAAAAGAGAATGAAGCGTCAGCAAGACTCTCCCCAGAGTACATTCTAGAAGGGCCTGGACTGGCATCGTCTTTTGGATATGATGTAGCTGTGGTCGACCTGAATGGAGATGG GTGGCAGGATATTGTAGTGGGAGCCCCTCAGTTCTTCATGAAAGAGGGAGACATTGGAGGAGCTGTTTATGTCTACATCAACCAGGCAGGAAAGTGGGCCAAGATCACCCCAATCCGCCTCAATGGAACCAAAGACTCAATGTTTGGGCTGGCAGTGGAGAACATCGGTGACATCAATCAGGACTCCTATCAAG ACATTGCCGTTGGAGCTCCCTACGCTGACACTGGTGCAGGAAAAGTGTACATTTACCATGGTTCTACTAATGGAATCAACACCAAGCCTGCACAG ATCCTTGAGGGAAAGCCCAACAACATCAGATTATTTGGATATTCTTTGGCTGGGAACATGGACTTAGATAAGAATTCCTATCCTGATATAGCCATTGGGTCGCTCTCAGATACAGTACTCGTTTACAG ggcaaGGCCAATTATTAGTATCAAGAAGGATGTCAAAATTACTCCGAAGGAAATTGACTTCACAAAGAAAACCTGTGGCAACAGTATCTG TTTGACCGTGGAAGCATGCTTCACCTATAAAGCAAACCCTGCATCCTACAGCCCAAAACTAA CTATCCGCTATGCATTTGAGGCTGAAGCAGATCGCAGAAAGCAAGGGCTGATCTCTAGGGTCCTGTTTCTGAACAAGTCTCGCACCGACCAGGACTTCCAGTCCACCGGAATTCTGGACCTCCGGGGACAAAACAAAAGAGCGTGTACCAAGACAAAAATCAGACTGCAG gATAACATTAGGGACAAGCTGAGTGCTATTCCCATTGAGGTGTCAGTGGGGATCCTGGGCACCAAGCGTCAGAAGAGGCAGAATGCTCTCCCACAGCTTGTGCCTATTCTTGACAACTCCCAGCCAAGCAAGGTCGTCACTGAG GTTAACTTCTTAAAGGAAGGATGTGGAAATGATAATATTTGCCAGAGTAATTTACAACTGGAGTACAGATTCTGTTCCAAAGAGCCCAACCAAGAGGTATTCCCTCCATTACAGAT GCAGAATGGGCTACCAGTGATCTCCCTCAGTGATCAGAAGGACATAGCTCTGGAGGTGACAGTGAAGAACAGAAATGGGGATGATGCCCATGAGGCTAAGCTGGTGGGGATGTTCCCTAACGCTCTCTCATTCTCCGGCTTTCGCTCTCAGAAAACTACG AGGGACAAACCAGTGCTTTGTTTAGCCAATCAGAATGGCTCCCAGACAGAGTGTGAACTGGGGAATCCATTCAAAACAGATTCAAGG GTTACTTTCTACATAATCTTGAGCACTGCTGGTATCTCTCTCAATACCACAGAAATCGACATTGACCTTGAGCTTCAAAC GACCAGTACACAGGAAAACACGGGCAGTGTGAAAGCAAGGGCAAAAGTAGTGATTGAGATGTTACTTTCTGTTGCAGG AGTTGCGAGACCCTCCCAGGTGTATTTTGGGGGCGATGTGAAAGGAGAGAGTGCCATCAAGACAGAAGAGGAGATCGGCAGTTTGATCGATTATGAATTTAGG ATAATCAATTTGGGTAAGCCGTTGAAGTCCTTTGGCACAGCCTCGTTGAACATCCAGTGGCCCAAAGAGAATGTGGATGGGAAGTGGCTGTTATATCTGGTTAAGATCAGCACCACTGGCCTGGAAAAGATCCCCTGCTCCCCAGAAACTGAGATCAACTCTCTCAAACACATTCAG GAGTCTAGCACATCCAGGAAAAAGCGTGAAGCTGGAGGCAAAAAATCTGGAGGCAAAATCTCTTTGTTATCAGACCAAAGAAAGCACAAAATTTTG ATGTGTGGCAATGGCTATGACTCTAGATGTGTGGTGATCAAGTGCCCTCTACTGGGCTTGGACAGTAATGCAGTGATTTCTCTAAGGACCCGTCTGTGGAACGCTACCTTCATTGAG AATTACGCGTCTTTGAACTATCTTGATATAATTGTGAAAGCTTCCATCAGCCTTGATGCTCCTGCAAAGAATATGGTTCTCAGGAATGCTGAGACTCAG GTGAGAGTCACAGTGTTTCCAGAGAAGGCAGTAGCCCAGTTTGGTGGAGTCCCATGGTGGATCATCCTTGTGGCTGTCCTGGCTGGTATTCTGATGTTGGCGTTGCTAGTGTTTCTACTCTGGAAG TGTGGATTTTTCAAACGCTCAAAACATGATGACAGCGTTCCAAGATACCATGCCGTACGGATAAAGAAGGAGGCTTGTCAGTTTAAAGACGGAAAAGCCAAGCTGGATTCCTTTGAGAAAAAGCAGTGGATGACAAGCTGGAATGAGAATGAGAGCTACTCATGA